From the genome of Diorhabda carinulata isolate Delta chromosome 2, icDioCari1.1, whole genome shotgun sequence:
ATGTTGTTCAAATAGGCGATCCAAATTTGAGAATAGAATCTGAACGCATTTCTGAAGATGAAATCCTAACACCAGAAGTTCAGTATcttattaaacaattaaaacatGTTTCGAAAACTTACAATTGTGTAGGTCTTTCAGCGCCACAAATAGGAATGCCTCTTCAAATTATTATAGCggaatttaacaaaaaacatcTAAAACATTATTCCGaacaagaaattataaataaagagaTCACCCTTCAGCCTCAAACAGTAAGCAACatattttgtttgataatttcctcaacaatacaaattgaaatatttttattaatttctttatgaacattaaaccaatattttttagttttaggtAATTATTAATCCATTATTGAGAGTTGCAGATTATTCGAAAGTTACTTTTTCAGAATCCTGTGAAAGTATCAAAGGATATTATGCTGATGTTGCTAGGTACAGATCCATTGAAGTCAAAGGTATTTGTCTACAATATATATGCTACATTTAATCAAAGATTATTTCTTCACCCTCATGATATACTCTTATAatgtttgatttataaatttcaaattgcaACTTCACAAATACTAACATGATGAACAagcaagaaaaattttaaatttattgtatattaatatacagtaCAATTGGGGCGAAATGAGTTTATAATTCAGgtatttgataatattgagATAATAAATATGTTGAGTCAACTAAAAGGTCATAAATACATGCTTTGGAGAGCATATGGCTCATTTTTTGCATTATTAAAGTACTGCAACTCCAATTACGAAATAATATAGGTTAAGATCTAATatgtagtaatattttttttatgtaaatagcaAGCACAAGTAGATAAACCATAGTACACTTGAatagttcgagtggtgcctgccaTGTGGAGATGTTGTTGGATTTTGAATTACCCTAAGTTGTAGTGCTTGGGAAATACGtaccttggtagctgattccattGGCTTGCACTTatccaaagaaaggagtcccgAAAATTTGACATTCTAGTTGTCTGCATGTGAACTCTGAGTTCATGAGCCTGTCAAGTAGGTAATGCAAATACTGCTCTGGGTGGGATTGGGACGGCTGATTTGATCGACGACACTATCGTCGGCGAAGCTGTAGATCTGGTTTGCAGTTTTGTCAAGTAGATCAATGAGGTATAGGAGAAAGAGagtaggtgacaagatgcatGCCTGTGGGACAGCAGCGTTGATCTAAACCTTACTGAGGTGTATCCATCGATAGCGCAAATGATTCAGATAAATAAGGACGACAAACCTTATGATCTCAGTTTATTCAGAAGGTTGGCATGCTAAATCCTATTAAAGGCCTTCCCATATTTGTCTATAGCtcatttatgtttataatatattgatGGTCGTTGATGatgttataatattatttaattatagttGGTGTGATAATCCAATGTATTGTGAAACATGATTTTCATTTGATCCACAAATTTTCTTACTACAATTGTGTATCAAAAATTACATGAGTAAATTgtataattcagttttttaaagacaattttctttctacaatattttagtccagcaaatttatttatagtttttttttatgttgagGTTCTACAAGTGAGTAtagtaataaatcaataatacaAATTTGTGTGAAGTTTAAAATTAGACATATACATCCGTTATCATTAAACATATCATAGACGTTATCGTATCTTTTTTTGAATACTAGCTATGTTTGAATTATATGAGCACCCCCTTGAATGTCTAatggtttttaattataaggtatttgaaaatattttgc
Proteins encoded in this window:
- the LOC130903821 gene encoding peptide deformylase, mitochondrial-like: MQQNVRYISYKALRTWYAKLVKPRPGDPPYKHVVQIGDPNLRIESERISEDEILTPEVQYLIKQLKHVSKTYNCVGLSAPQIGMPLQIIIAEFNKKHLKHYSEQEIINKEITLQPQTVIINPLLRVADYSKVTFSESCESIKGYYADVARYRSIEVKGWNEEGNFFSILAHGWWARILQHEIDHLQGKMYTDIMDPKTLTCCCWHEVNERAGRVHIPLGNK